In Stenotrophomonas lactitubi, the genomic window CTCGGACAGCGAACGTACCTGGCGACGGTCGAGGTAGTCGCGCTCCAGCACGTTGACCGAGGCGGGCGTGTCCTTCCAGGAGCCGCCGCCGAATGCGTTGACGCGCGAGGTATCGGCCTTCGGTTTGCCGGCCTGCACGCGCACTGCCGCCAGTTCGGTGGGCGAGGACGGCGGAGCATCAACGGCGTCGGCGCCTGCCTCGCTGGCGTACAGCGGCAGGGCAGCGCAGAGGGCAAGGGCGAGCAGGGTGGGGCGCAGGCAGCGGTTCATTCGATTCGTCTTCAGACAACAAGGGAGACGAAGCGACGGCGCGCAGGTGCACCGGCCCATGACGGGGGTGTGGCTGCGGCTCAAAGCTCCCTACGCCGGTGCAAACCGGATCAGGTTCCAAGGGACTCTCTCAGCCTGGCAGATCCAGGCACCCCCGCTTCAGGTGACCATTTCACTACAAATGGTACGGATTTGCGAGCTACCTCCCTTCAGCCGCGGTCAGATCCCTTTCCAGCGGAAAGGGATCTGACCCCGGCCGAGCGCATCATCGACGCATGGCGTCGATCTACCGGGTACCCAGCGTGTTGGGTGGCTCGCGGCTTACGCGGCGGCGTGCAGGGCCGCCAGCAGGGCCTGGCCGGGGGCCGTGGCGAACCAGGCCGGATGCCCGAGCATGAACGGCTGCCAGGCGACGTCGGCATTCGCGGTGGAGCCGGTGACGCCCTCGAAGTACTCCACTTCGGACAGAGCGAAGTCGAAATGCACCATCGGCAGCAGGTCGGCCAGCAGGTGCACGCGCGTGGGCGACAGCGGCAATTCCTGCCGGTAGCCGTCCAGCAGGGCCAGGGCGATATCGATGCGTACCGCGTCGGTGCCGCGCTCCAGCTGCAGCCAGGCCACCGCGTTGCGTTCGATCGCGGTGGCCAGGTCGAACAGCGCGCTGGTCGGCGAGGCCAGACCGAAATCGAGCACCGTGGCAATCGTGCCGTCGTCGTTCCACAGCAGGTTGGAGACGTGCCAGTCGTTGTGCGCCCACAGCCGTGGTTCGTCCTGCAGGCGCGCGGCCAGGCCGTGGTGCCAGGGCAGGACGTCGCGGTGCAGCTGTTCTTCCCAGGGAATGCGCGCCAGGTAGCGGGCCAACCCGGGGCGGTTGCCGAGGTCGGCCTTCAGCGCGGCGATCGGGTCATCGGCGCGGATCAGGTCGTCGCGTGCCACCAGCAGATGGGTACTGCGTTGCGGGGCGTGGTAGCTGGCCGCGGCGCGGTGCAGCGTGGCCAGCATGCGCCCTGCCTCGCGGGCCTGGGCGACGTCGGTCAACGGCGACCACGAAGGCAGTTCGCGATACAGGTCCTTGCCGGTGCCCACCGCATGCAGTTCGTAGGTCCACTGGTCGTGTTCGAGTGCGGTGCGGCCATCGTTGCTGGCCAGCACCTGCACCACCGGCATGCCGGCAGTCGCCAGATGTGCGATGAAACGGTGTTCTTCCTCCAGGCTT contains:
- a CDS encoding phosphotransferase enzyme family protein, with translation MTSSPHRVQGLNNDEVAADWPAIDAQEITWLHGHFPQLGADSTLRWHSPRPLSAAAIVDGTGGPLFIKRHHHSVRSAGSLEEEHRFIAHLATAGMPVVQVLASNDGRTALEHDQWTYELHAVGTGKDLYRELPSWSPLTDVAQAREAGRMLATLHRAAASYHAPQRSTHLLVARDDLIRADDPIAALKADLGNRPGLARYLARIPWEEQLHRDVLPWHHGLAARLQDEPRLWAHNDWHVSNLLWNDDGTIATVLDFGLASPTSALFDLATAIERNAVAWLQLERGTDAVRIDIALALLDGYRQELPLSPTRVHLLADLLPMVHFDFALSEVEYFEGVTGSTANADVAWQPFMLGHPAWFATAPGQALLAALHAAA